From Lolium perenne isolate Kyuss_39 chromosome 5, Kyuss_2.0, whole genome shotgun sequence, a single genomic window includes:
- the LOC127302175 gene encoding uncharacterized protein: MVWRESFLDLILIPLSLLLPMLYRAVRRHPLSTAFGIYSTSRRVWISGMMKDNDDKKGVLVVQSFRNVIMGSTLMATTAVLFCTGIAAVLSSTYAIKKPLSDAVFGAHGEYMMALKYVAMLLLFLFAFLCHSLTICFLNQASFLINTSSLSGGGGNLVTGDLVAEILERGFTLNFVGNRLFYAGVPLLLWIFGPLLAFLSSLVMIPILYNLDVVNVSTGAGGKGEHSSGCVNANKKAENNGNGCMHV, encoded by the exons ATGGTGTGGAGGGAGAGCTTCCTGGACCTGATCCTCATCCCGCTCAGCCTGCTCCTCCCCATGCTCTACCGCGCCGTCCGCCGCCACCCCCTCTCCACCGCCTTTGGCATCTATTCCACCAGCCGCCGCGTCTGGATCTCCGGCATGATGAAG GACAACGACGATAAGAAGGGCGTGCTGGTGGTGCAGTCCTTCCGGAACGTGATCATGGGGTCCACGCTCATGGCCACCACGGCGGTGCTCTTCTGCACGGGCATCGCCGCCGTGCTCAGCAGCACCTACGCCATCAAGAAACCTTTGAGCGACGCCGTCTTCGGCGCACACGGAGAGTACATGATGGCGCTCAAGTACGTGGCGATGCTGCTGCTCTTCCTCTTCGCCTTCCTCTGCCACTCCCTCACCATCTGCTTCCTCAACCAAGCAAGCTTCCTCATCAACACTTCCTCGCTCTCCGGCGGCGGGGGCAACCTCGTCACGGGCGACTTGGTCGCCGAGATCCTCGAGCGAGGGTTCACGCTCAACTTCGTCGGCAACAGACTCTTCTATGCCGGGGTGCCGCTGCTGCTCTGGATCTTCGGCCCGCTGCTGGCCTTCCTCTCGTCCCTTGTCATGATCCCGATACTCTACAACCTCGACGTTGTCAACGTTTCCACCGGCGCCGGCGGCAAAGGAGAACATAGCAGCGGCTGCGTCAATGCCAATAAGAAGGCCGAGAACAACGGGAACGGATGCATGCATGTGTAA